A single region of the Chroococcidiopsis thermalis PCC 7203 genome encodes:
- a CDS encoding AAA family ATPase has product MDVQLELLQPLQPTATQSMVEQCIDDASSQAQQNRLSQQTQQFTFDQIVGQKIALSALQNAIASNRIAPAYLFAGPDGVGKTLAAIAFINQWLGIANLQNHPDLLWIEPTYVHQGELIPATRATEDELLCKTPLAIRIDQIRKVSEFLSTSALDVSFKVAVIQHADAIYPAAANALLKTLEQPISGILILISSNPAQLLPTVTSRCQKIPFFSLLSTEILQVLSQGGYTEIIARPEIIALANGSPGRAIYHYQKLRSLPPELLSHLQLPPTDLITALSLGKEAELLNFQQQLWLLEYLEYCWWHQLKDPTWLAKLDNAKNQLKQLAQPRLVWDVLLIP; this is encoded by the coding sequence ATGGACGTTCAACTAGAATTACTACAACCACTGCAACCCACTGCAACCCAAAGCATGGTGGAACAATGTATAGACGATGCAAGCTCACAGGCTCAACAAAATAGATTGTCACAACAGACCCAGCAGTTCACCTTCGATCAAATTGTCGGTCAAAAAATCGCTCTTTCTGCCCTGCAAAATGCGATCGCCTCTAACCGCATTGCTCCAGCATACCTATTTGCTGGACCCGATGGTGTTGGCAAAACTCTGGCGGCGATCGCTTTTATCAACCAATGGTTAGGTATTGCTAATCTACAAAATCATCCAGATCTTCTCTGGATAGAACCAACATACGTGCATCAAGGAGAACTAATCCCTGCAACACGAGCAACAGAAGATGAACTACTCTGCAAAACTCCTCTGGCTATCAGGATCGACCAAATCAGAAAAGTTTCTGAATTCTTATCTACTTCGGCTCTCGATGTCTCATTCAAAGTTGCAGTTATCCAACATGCTGATGCTATCTACCCTGCTGCTGCCAACGCTTTGCTCAAAACTTTGGAGCAACCAATTTCAGGCATTCTCATCCTCATCAGCAGCAATCCGGCTCAACTACTACCTACAGTGACGAGTAGATGCCAGAAAATTCCGTTCTTTTCCCTATTAAGCACTGAAATCCTCCAAGTTCTCTCGCAGGGTGGATATACAGAAATAATCGCTCGTCCTGAGATAATTGCTCTTGCCAACGGCAGTCCAGGTCGTGCTATCTATCATTACCAAAAACTGCGATCGCTACCACCCGAACTGCTTTCCCACCTCCAACTACCTCCAACAGATCTGATAACAGCACTATCACTCGGCAAAGAAGCAGAATTGCTCAACTTCCAACAACAACTCTGGTTGCTGGAATATTTAGAATATTGCTGGTGGCATCAGCTCAAAGACCCTACCTGGCTTGCCAAACTAGACAATGCCAAAAACCAACTCAAACAACTAGCACAACCTCGGCTAGTTTGGGATGTTTTACTCATTCCTTGA
- the holA gene encoding DNA polymerase III subunit delta, with amino-acid sequence MPVYIYWGEDDFLLSKAVEALRAQHLDREWGLLNYIQIAPADKDNIANALVEIATAPLGESGKIVHLPQSTLLGACPPEVIAELEKTLPNIPENNILLMTSTQKPDERNKSVKLILQHAQLKTFPLIPQWESTKIVSQVKSFASSLGVKLTNDAVAALVEAVGNNSRQAWNELEKLKLYAQDAAIGAEIVRQLVVNTSSSSLELAAACRIGNTTLALKQLDRLLALNEPPLRIIATLATCFRTWLSVKACIEAGWKDDAAIAVFAELKNPKRLFFIKQEIKAASLTKLKKGMAILLELEVLLKSGGSAENLATYIIKLCTV; translated from the coding sequence ATGCCAGTATACATTTATTGGGGAGAAGATGATTTCCTGCTATCAAAAGCAGTTGAGGCTTTACGCGCACAACACTTAGATCGAGAGTGGGGATTGCTGAACTACATTCAAATAGCACCAGCAGATAAAGACAACATTGCTAACGCTCTAGTGGAGATCGCAACAGCCCCCTTGGGAGAAAGTGGAAAAATTGTACACCTACCTCAAAGTACCCTCTTGGGAGCATGTCCGCCAGAAGTCATTGCAGAGCTAGAAAAGACGCTACCAAATATTCCAGAAAATAACATTCTCTTGATGACATCGACTCAGAAACCAGATGAAAGAAACAAATCTGTGAAGTTAATCCTGCAACACGCACAGCTCAAAACATTTCCACTCATTCCGCAGTGGGAATCTACAAAGATCGTGTCACAAGTTAAATCGTTTGCATCATCTCTTGGTGTCAAACTCACCAATGATGCTGTAGCTGCTTTAGTAGAAGCTGTAGGCAACAACTCTCGCCAAGCATGGAACGAACTAGAAAAACTCAAACTCTACGCACAAGACGCAGCGATCGGTGCTGAAATTGTCAGACAATTGGTAGTTAATACCTCAAGCAGTAGCTTGGAGCTTGCTGCTGCCTGCCGGATAGGTAATACAACATTGGCTCTCAAACAACTCGATCGCCTGTTAGCTTTAAACGAACCTCCCTTGAGAATTATCGCTACGCTCGCTACCTGCTTTCGTACCTGGCTGTCGGTTAAGGCTTGCATTGAGGCAGGATGGAAAGACGATGCGGCGATCGCTGTTTTTGCCGAACTGAAAAATCCCAAAAGACTATTCTTTATCAAGCAAGAGATTAAAGCTGCATCCCTGACAAAGCTCAAAAAGGGAATGGCTATCCTGCTGGAATTAGAAGTTTTGCTCAAATCAGGAGGTAGTGCTGAGAATTTGGCAACATACATCATCAAACTCTGCACTGTCTGA
- the rppA gene encoding two-component system response regulator RppA — protein MRILLVEDDADLGLAIKQVLMSEKYVVDWVPDGAQAWLCLESQWTDYTVAIVDWLLPELSGLELCQRLRLHQNPLPVMMLTALGQPENRVAGLDAGADDYLVKPFVMEELLARLRALQRRSPQLQPSTLTVADFTLDAANNVLQVNSDKCTPLVIPLATKEFQLLMYLMQNPDRIIPGSKLRHQLWDIDEEPISNVVAAQMRLLRRKLAYHGCSCPIETLPGTGYRFNSQLRSQP, from the coding sequence ATGCGAATTTTACTAGTGGAAGATGACGCGGATTTGGGACTGGCAATCAAGCAAGTCCTGATGAGCGAGAAATATGTCGTGGATTGGGTTCCAGATGGCGCTCAGGCATGGCTCTGTCTTGAAAGCCAATGGACGGATTACACGGTTGCCATCGTCGACTGGCTGCTTCCCGAATTGTCGGGACTGGAGTTATGCCAGAGGCTCAGATTGCACCAAAATCCTTTACCAGTAATGATGCTCACTGCTTTGGGTCAGCCGGAAAATCGCGTGGCAGGGCTGGATGCGGGAGCCGATGATTATTTAGTCAAACCGTTTGTGATGGAAGAATTGCTGGCGCGGTTGCGGGCGCTTCAGCGGCGATCGCCTCAACTACAACCGTCTACCCTGACCGTCGCGGACTTTACCCTTGATGCAGCAAATAACGTGCTACAAGTGAATTCAGACAAATGCACCCCCCTAGTCATTCCCCTAGCAACCAAAGAATTTCAACTGCTCATGTATTTGATGCAGAATCCCGATCGCATCATTCCTGGTAGCAAACTGCGCCATCAGCTTTGGGACATCGACGAGGAACCCATTAGCAATGTGGTTGCTGCTCAAATGCGCCTATTACGTCGAAAGTTAGCCTATCATGGCTGCTCCTGCCCGATTGAAACGCTTCCTGGCACGGGCTATCGCTTTAACTCTCAACTTCGTTCTCAGCCATGA
- a CDS encoding DNA polymerase domain-containing protein, whose protein sequence is MGQYNHRNLVAKSKGKIVVNENELDIFYTDCSPRERWKPDQELIPYNQLRQLVIDIETSGLSSQTDRIYAIGCMDENWQATIFMELDESSLLQKFVRHVSGYCADVILSFNGTQFDLPFLIARCEKYNIRHPFKISDRLRTIQTAQVFGQPLKIHQVYAKGSQHVDVYICVLRWDYVNKCLNNSRSLKQAVLEMGLRQQQRLVLSYQQIIECWQQGSQSEGWAKIRQYLIYDLEDTKSIADKLVPSYYYESLIVPRMNLQQLAITGNGTKWQRVLENQYPILRPTADRKMHFDGGLVISVPGLHRNVAKIDVASLYPSIMLKYGICSGKDPRRVGLSILEYLTQERLRLKQLAKAGNIDANHAQSALKVTINSLFGFLGTSGLSFNDMEAAALVTAYGRRILRFAIAFIEKQGGIQVESDTDGIFFSHPQPVQVYQSLQAAMPEGIDIELETQATAMFVPSRGAKNYILWHDDGSVTVKGIWRKRDRSQLEKEFPLQYLTHFLSNPQSAETYYQSIKQQLSSGSFPISKLQITRKIKKGEKNLLRLGSTGEVVTFYQGIEGVTNYDPYSSGYYLEIVARKRQEILDLVAPEILGNRKVQLSLF, encoded by the coding sequence ATGGGACAATATAACCATAGGAATTTGGTTGCTAAAAGTAAAGGTAAAATTGTTGTAAATGAAAATGAACTAGATATTTTCTATACCGACTGCTCTCCCAGAGAACGATGGAAACCCGACCAAGAGCTAATACCTTACAATCAACTCAGGCAGCTCGTTATCGATATTGAAACTTCTGGACTCTCTAGCCAAACCGATCGCATATATGCCATTGGTTGCATGGATGAAAATTGGCAAGCCACAATATTTATGGAGTTAGATGAAAGTAGTTTATTACAGAAATTCGTCAGGCACGTTTCAGGGTATTGTGCGGATGTAATCCTCAGCTTTAATGGCACGCAATTCGACCTACCTTTTCTCATCGCTAGATGTGAAAAATACAACATTCGACATCCCTTCAAGATTTCAGATAGGTTGCGGACAATTCAAACAGCACAAGTATTCGGTCAGCCATTAAAAATTCATCAGGTGTACGCCAAAGGCAGCCAACACGTAGATGTTTATATCTGCGTTCTTAGATGGGATTATGTAAATAAATGCCTTAACAACTCTCGTTCGCTCAAACAAGCAGTGCTAGAAATGGGACTGCGCCAACAACAGCGATTGGTTTTGTCATACCAACAAATCATAGAATGCTGGCAGCAAGGATCTCAGAGTGAAGGCTGGGCAAAAATCCGCCAATATCTCATCTACGATCTAGAAGACACCAAGTCGATCGCTGACAAGCTGGTGCCTTCATACTACTACGAATCCCTCATCGTACCTAGAATGAACTTGCAACAACTCGCCATCACGGGTAACGGTACGAAATGGCAGCGGGTACTTGAAAACCAGTACCCCATCCTTCGACCGACAGCCGACCGGAAAATGCACTTCGATGGCGGTCTAGTAATTTCAGTCCCAGGATTGCACCGTAACGTTGCCAAAATTGATGTGGCTAGCCTGTACCCCAGCATCATGCTCAAGTACGGCATCTGCTCTGGTAAAGATCCGCGCCGAGTGGGACTGAGCATTCTAGAGTATCTGACCCAAGAACGACTCCGGCTCAAGCAACTGGCAAAAGCTGGCAACATAGATGCCAATCATGCCCAAAGCGCCCTCAAAGTCACGATCAATTCCTTATTTGGCTTTTTAGGCACTTCTGGGCTGAGCTTCAACGACATGGAAGCTGCTGCACTCGTCACTGCCTATGGTAGGCGCATACTCCGGTTCGCGATCGCATTTATTGAAAAGCAAGGAGGCATCCAAGTTGAGAGCGACACCGACGGTATTTTCTTCAGCCATCCTCAGCCAGTGCAAGTTTATCAAAGTTTGCAAGCAGCAATGCCTGAAGGAATCGACATCGAACTTGAAACTCAAGCCACCGCTATGTTCGTCCCCTCACGCGGCGCTAAAAACTACATTCTCTGGCACGATGATGGTAGTGTCACTGTTAAGGGGATCTGGCGCAAGCGCGATCGCTCGCAACTAGAAAAGGAATTTCCCCTGCAATACCTAACCCACTTTCTTAGCAATCCCCAATCAGCAGAGACGTATTACCAATCCATTAAACAACAACTTAGCTCTGGTAGCTTTCCCATCTCTAAACTACAAATCACCCGCAAAATCAAAAAAGGTGAAAAAAACCTTCTGCGTCTGGGCAGTACGGGAGAAGTTGTCACTTTTTACCAAGGCATTGAAGGGGTAACTAATTACGATCCCTACTCCAGTGGGTATTACTTAGAAATCGTTGCGCGAAAACGTCAAGAAATTCTTGACTTAGTTGCACCTGAAATTCTTGGCAACCGAAAAGTACAGCTATCTCTTTTTTAA
- the dnaX gene encoding DNA polymerase III subunit gamma/tau, giving the protein MIPYNPIHLKYRPQTLAQLVGQDIIATTLSNAINGGKIAPAYLFVGPRGTGKTSTARILAKSLNCQSANQATTTPCGECQSCRAIASSHSLDVNELDAASNSGVENIREIVERASFAPVESRYKVIILDECHSLSQAAFNSLLKTLEQPPSNVVFVLCTTEVHKVPLTIISRCQRFDFRRIDTKTITEHLQAIAVAEQIDITPEALQLVAQTSHGCLRDALTLLDQLSNIGTQIADVQVYLMAGTVPEPELLDLLDNISTGNVTACCRIIQKLVEQGKDPSLVYLDILRILKDLLVIKTCPDATELEWQATEKWERLLSLVQHWKAISIQDAIKLLNSSSRQMKQQSSQLWLEVTILELAKIPLPLAANNKPTADPWYSWEYPSDAIAWAHQLLPHLGYRELWEKWNALATINGKKAPAWVKAIEEARFNKQLTTVGKTTSSVR; this is encoded by the coding sequence GTAGGTCAAGACATCATTGCTACCACCCTTTCTAACGCGATCAATGGGGGTAAAATTGCCCCTGCATACCTGTTCGTCGGACCTAGAGGTACTGGTAAAACATCCACCGCCCGCATTCTGGCTAAATCTCTCAACTGCCAATCTGCCAACCAAGCCACCACAACACCCTGCGGTGAGTGCCAATCTTGCCGCGCCATCGCCTCCAGTCACTCCCTCGATGTCAACGAACTCGATGCTGCTAGCAACTCCGGCGTGGAAAACATTCGCGAGATCGTTGAAAGAGCGAGTTTTGCACCTGTCGAAAGCCGATACAAAGTTATAATTCTCGACGAGTGCCACTCTTTGAGCCAAGCAGCATTCAACTCGTTACTCAAAACACTAGAACAACCACCATCAAACGTAGTATTCGTTTTATGTACCACAGAAGTGCATAAAGTGCCGCTGACAATTATCTCTCGATGCCAGCGTTTTGACTTCAGAAGGATTGACACTAAAACAATTACAGAACATCTGCAAGCGATCGCCGTTGCAGAACAAATTGACATTACTCCCGAAGCACTGCAACTCGTGGCGCAAACGAGTCATGGTTGCCTGCGAGATGCCCTGACGCTGCTCGATCAACTGAGTAATATTGGCACGCAGATCGCGGACGTGCAGGTGTATCTCATGGCTGGTACTGTCCCCGAACCAGAACTGCTCGATCTGTTGGATAACATCAGCACGGGAAATGTAACTGCCTGTTGTCGCATCATTCAAAAACTCGTCGAGCAAGGTAAAGATCCATCGCTCGTTTACCTGGACATTCTGAGAATACTCAAAGATCTGCTCGTCATCAAAACCTGCCCTGATGCTACAGAACTAGAATGGCAGGCAACAGAAAAATGGGAGAGATTACTTTCTTTAGTTCAACATTGGAAAGCAATCTCAATCCAAGATGCCATCAAGCTGCTTAATTCCAGCTCGCGGCAGATGAAACAACAATCGTCGCAACTCTGGCTGGAAGTCACAATTCTAGAACTAGCTAAAATTCCTCTACCATTAGCAGCAAACAATAAGCCGACCGCAGACCCTTGGTATAGTTGGGAATATCCTAGCGATGCGATCGCTTGGGCGCATCAATTACTACCACACCTGGGCTATAGAGAGCTGTGGGAGAAATGGAATGCTCTTGCAACCATCAACGGCAAGAAAGCTCCTGCATGGGTCAAGGCGATCGAAGAAGCACGGTTTAACAAACAATTAACTACTGTAGGCAAAACGACAAGCTCAGTGCGGTAG
- a CDS encoding GIY-YIG nuclease family protein, translating to MSYVYLICFGKPIGNPNSRRGQACHYLGFTSSSLKKRLEQHKNGQGAKICRAAVFQYGRELKLVRHWRNGTRTLERELKRRHNPKYYCPYCKKN from the coding sequence ATGAGTTATGTATATCTCATCTGTTTTGGTAAGCCTATAGGAAACCCAAACTCTAGACGAGGACAAGCTTGCCACTACCTCGGTTTTACATCAAGCAGTCTAAAGAAACGACTAGAACAGCACAAAAACGGACAAGGAGCCAAAATTTGCCGCGCTGCTGTCTTTCAGTACGGTAGGGAGCTAAAACTAGTTCGCCACTGGCGTAACGGTACTAGAACTTTGGAACGCGAACTCAAACGCAGACATAATCCAAAATACTACTGTCCCTACTGCAAAAAAAACTAA
- a CDS encoding CusA/CzcA family heavy metal efflux RND transporter — translation MFNSILNLTLKNSIAQRWLIVVGAILVTLWGVFSVTQMPLDVFPEFAPPQVDIQTEASGLAPEEVESQITVPIESAVNGLPGVTTVRSSSKVGLSMVQVVFDQDADIYKARQSVTERLQQVTNQLPEGVQPPEISPLASPLGTILQYAFTVNGQEQTSLMDLRRLVDSTLSNQILSVPGVTQVTVYGGDERQEQVLIDPAKLRSLNVSLTEVTNAARGANSNAPGGFLIGGGQELLVRGIGQVRSIEDLRQSVVKVQGGKPILLKDVAEVQTAAALKRGDASFNRQPAVVMMINKQPDVDTPTVTKAVEAVLQSMQPTFPSDVQVAQTFRQSNFIDTAIRNVGGSLVEGIIIVSAVMLLFLMNWRTATITLTAIPLSLLIGVMLLKAFGLGINTMTLGGLVVALGAFVDDSIVYMENCYRGLRTNQAQSNPKHPFKVIFDAFVEVRLAVIFSTVIIIVVFAPIFSLTGVEGRIFAPMGLAYLLSIGASLLVAMTLTPALCAILLANRTLPQENTFASRWAERLYRPMLNLSLRSPQIILGVALAALVAACAIVPSLGRVFLPEFQEKSLVNSMVLFPGVSLDMTNRAGMALSNALKDNPLFEWVQVRAGRAPGDADGAGVSMAHVDVELSDRALQDREASIKQLREAFTKLPGVAPNIGGFISHRMDEVLSGVRSAIAVKVFGSDLIELRQIGEQVRDVMQPIAGVVDLQLEPQLPIRQVQIQYDRAAAATYGLSMEQLSGVVETALNGRVVSQVAENQQLVDISISLTEKARNSLDAIRAIPIFTPTGQTISLSTVAKVEYGMGANVVNREDVSRLIVISANVADRDLGSVVGDIQSQIQQKIKLPNGYFIQYGGQFESEQRATNNLLVFSILAALVIAVLMFFSVKSLSATIAIMLNLPLALVGGIISIVLTGGVISVASLVGFITLFGVAVRNGLLLVDNYNSKFAQGMHPENVIVKGSLERIDAILMTALTSALGTLPLVFSRGAGNEILQPLAIVVLGGLFTSTALTLLVIPALYAKFGKYLIPKQKSAEREIGFPLNPDPQYR, via the coding sequence ATGTTTAACTCAATTCTGAATCTGACGCTCAAAAACTCGATCGCCCAACGATGGTTAATTGTTGTGGGTGCAATTTTAGTTACTCTGTGGGGAGTCTTCAGTGTCACTCAGATGCCACTGGACGTGTTTCCCGAATTTGCGCCCCCCCAGGTGGATATTCAAACCGAAGCGTCTGGACTGGCTCCAGAGGAAGTGGAATCACAAATTACCGTGCCAATTGAAAGTGCAGTGAATGGCTTGCCAGGGGTGACGACGGTGAGATCGTCCTCCAAGGTCGGGCTGTCGATGGTGCAGGTGGTGTTTGACCAGGATGCGGATATTTACAAAGCGCGGCAATCTGTTACTGAACGGCTCCAGCAGGTGACAAATCAGTTACCCGAAGGGGTGCAGCCGCCGGAAATTTCGCCGTTGGCATCGCCGTTGGGTACAATTTTGCAGTATGCCTTTACAGTGAATGGACAAGAACAGACCTCGCTGATGGATTTGCGTCGTCTGGTGGATAGCACCCTCAGCAACCAAATTTTGTCCGTGCCAGGAGTCACTCAGGTCACGGTCTACGGCGGCGACGAGCGACAGGAACAAGTACTGATCGATCCAGCAAAACTGCGATCGCTCAATGTTTCGCTGACCGAAGTCACCAATGCTGCTAGGGGCGCAAATTCCAACGCTCCTGGTGGCTTCCTAATTGGCGGCGGTCAAGAATTGTTGGTGCGCGGCATTGGGCAGGTGAGATCGATCGAAGACTTGCGGCAGTCCGTGGTGAAGGTGCAAGGTGGTAAACCGATTTTGCTCAAAGACGTGGCAGAGGTACAAACGGCTGCTGCACTGAAGCGGGGGGATGCCAGCTTTAACAGACAGCCTGCCGTTGTGATGATGATTAACAAACAGCCCGATGTCGATACTCCCACGGTGACAAAAGCAGTAGAAGCGGTGCTGCAATCCATGCAACCAACGTTTCCATCAGATGTGCAGGTGGCACAGACCTTTCGGCAGTCTAACTTTATTGATACTGCCATTCGCAATGTTGGTGGCTCTTTAGTGGAAGGCATCATCATCGTGTCAGCGGTCATGCTGCTGTTTTTGATGAACTGGCGCACAGCGACGATTACCCTGACTGCGATTCCCCTATCGTTGTTAATCGGTGTGATGTTATTGAAAGCCTTTGGCTTAGGCATCAACACTATGACACTGGGTGGATTGGTTGTTGCTCTGGGCGCTTTCGTTGATGACTCGATCGTTTATATGGAAAATTGCTATCGCGGACTCCGAACAAATCAAGCTCAGAGTAATCCCAAGCACCCGTTCAAGGTAATCTTTGATGCGTTTGTGGAAGTGCGACTGGCGGTGATTTTCTCAACGGTCATCATTATCGTTGTATTTGCACCAATCTTTAGCTTGACTGGAGTAGAAGGACGGATTTTTGCACCGATGGGGCTGGCATATTTGCTGTCAATTGGGGCTTCTCTGCTGGTGGCGATGACCTTGACCCCCGCCCTGTGTGCTATTCTACTAGCAAATCGCACCCTACCCCAGGAGAACACATTCGCTTCGCGCTGGGCAGAACGATTGTATCGTCCGATGCTAAATTTATCGCTACGATCGCCCCAAATCATTCTGGGGGTGGCACTTGCAGCGTTGGTTGCCGCTTGTGCGATCGTTCCCTCCCTCGGACGAGTGTTTCTTCCTGAATTCCAAGAGAAATCATTAGTCAATTCAATGGTTTTGTTTCCAGGGGTTTCGCTCGATATGACTAATCGGGCAGGGATGGCGCTGTCTAATGCGCTCAAAGATAATCCTCTGTTTGAGTGGGTGCAAGTGCGGGCAGGACGCGCTCCAGGAGATGCGGACGGGGCTGGAGTGAGTATGGCACATGTGGATGTAGAACTGAGCGATCGCGCCCTCCAAGACCGCGAAGCCAGTATCAAACAACTGCGAGAGGCATTCACAAAATTACCTGGTGTTGCCCCCAACATTGGCGGGTTTATTTCTCACCGGATGGATGAAGTGCTGTCGGGGGTAAGAAGTGCGATCGCTGTTAAAGTCTTTGGTTCCGATCTAATCGAATTGCGGCAGATTGGCGAACAAGTACGAGATGTCATGCAGCCGATTGCGGGGGTTGTAGACTTACAGCTCGAACCCCAACTGCCCATTCGTCAGGTACAAATTCAATACGATCGGGCGGCTGCCGCTACCTATGGATTGAGTATGGAGCAGTTGTCAGGCGTTGTGGAAACCGCTCTGAATGGTCGGGTGGTGTCGCAAGTGGCAGAAAACCAGCAGCTTGTTGATATTTCTATCTCGCTAACAGAAAAGGCACGGAATAGTTTAGATGCCATTCGCGCGATTCCGATTTTCACTCCCACCGGACAAACTATTTCGCTGAGTACCGTCGCCAAAGTAGAATACGGCATGGGAGCGAATGTTGTGAATCGAGAAGATGTGTCGCGGCTGATTGTTATTTCGGCAAACGTTGCCGATCGCGATTTGGGCAGCGTCGTCGGCGATATTCAGTCCCAGATTCAACAAAAAATCAAACTGCCCAATGGCTACTTTATCCAGTATGGCGGACAGTTTGAATCGGAACAAAGGGCAACCAACAACCTGCTGGTATTTAGCATTCTGGCAGCGCTCGTAATTGCGGTATTGATGTTCTTCTCGGTTAAATCGCTTTCCGCTACGATCGCCATCATGCTCAATCTTCCACTAGCACTAGTTGGTGGCATTATCTCAATTGTTCTTACAGGTGGTGTGATTTCAGTCGCCTCCCTCGTTGGCTTCATTACCCTGTTTGGTGTTGCTGTCCGTAATGGTTTATTGCTGGTTGACAATTACAACAGCAAGTTTGCTCAAGGAATGCACCCTGAAAACGTAATTGTCAAAGGTTCATTGGAACGAATTGATGCCATCCTAATGACTGCGCTGACCTCAGCATTAGGAACATTACCTCTGGTATTCTCTAGGGGAGCCGGAAATGAAATCTTGCAACCATTAGCTATTGTGGTTTTGGGCGGTTTATTTACCTCCACGGCATTAACCTTGTTAGTCATTCCTGCCCTCTACGCTAAGTTTGGCAAATACTTGATCCCCAAGCAAAAATCTGCCGAGCGTGAGATAGGTTTTCCTTTGAATCCCGATCCACAATATCGGTAA
- a CDS encoding efflux RND transporter periplasmic adaptor subunit, which translates to MKPFALVSSILAVSLTLSAPTVVFAHVGHGDEFQASGGTQRVKVNPQTDQMLGIVVKPIAAADGGAAVMIPVTALVDADGKQLVFVQYKNFYEPVEISTGATKGELVEVTKGLSVGEKLVTQGGLSLYAESRKTQTTASPQTAASPQTPNTHAQADAQGIPHSHDPSGNMAQQPGNAAQMSSGFPVGILVAVGGGAALLIGGIALRGGGRKKKSTFSNKRGGF; encoded by the coding sequence ATGAAACCCTTTGCGCTAGTAAGTTCCATTCTTGCAGTCAGTTTAACCCTCAGTGCGCCCACTGTTGTGTTTGCTCATGTTGGACATGGGGATGAATTTCAGGCATCGGGCGGCACTCAGCGCGTGAAAGTCAATCCCCAAACCGACCAAATGTTGGGCATTGTTGTCAAGCCAATTGCCGCTGCGGATGGTGGAGCCGCCGTCATGATTCCAGTGACAGCACTGGTCGATGCCGATGGCAAGCAATTAGTCTTCGTGCAATATAAGAATTTTTACGAGCCAGTTGAAATTTCCACTGGCGCGACCAAGGGCGAACTGGTCGAAGTGACCAAAGGATTATCAGTTGGAGAAAAGCTAGTCACGCAGGGCGGTTTATCGCTTTATGCGGAATCTCGCAAAACTCAAACCACTGCTTCTCCCCAAACCGCTGCTTCTCCCCAAACCCCTAATACTCACGCTCAGGCAGATGCCCAAGGAATACCTCATAGCCACGATCCCTCTGGAAATATGGCTCAGCAGCCTGGTAATGCGGCTCAGATGTCTAGCGGTTTCCCAGTCGGTATTTTAGTCGCCGTTGGGGGTGGAGCAGCGTTACTGATCGGTGGGATCGCCCTTAGGGGTGGCGGACGCAAAAAGAAGAGTACCTTTTCTAACAAGAGAGGAGGCTTCTAA